The genomic region GTAACGATTGTCGGGGCATCCTTGGGAGGTATGCTGGCTCCGCGTGCGGCTGCATTCGAGAAGAGGATAAGACGCGTCGTTGCATGGTCTATATTTCCTGGATTCATGGACCTTCTGTATGCAAAACTGCCACCGGCAGCCTGTATGGGCCTGGGGCTGTTGCTGAAGACAAGAGCAAAAGTTATTGTAGACCTGTTGTTCAACCATGCCGCAAAGAAGAATGAAATGCTCAAATGGGGACTTGGACATGGATTGTATGCCTATGGAGCTTCATCTCCTTACCAAGCTCTTTCCAAGTTGAGCCGATATCAGATGCTGGATATTGCTCCATTGATTGACCAGGATGTCCTTATCATAGGAGCGAATCAGGATCATTTTATCGACTACCGGCTGGTCGGCAAGGAAATTGATGCACTTACCGATGTCAGATCATTGACGGTGAGGCTGTTTACGGAAAAAGAAGATGCAGGAGCTCATTGCAACGTAGGCAATGCGAAGCTTGTAATGGATACCATGATCAATTGGATAAGTTCAGTTACGTAAATACGGAATAAACGTTCCCTTCTGCTGCTGGCAGTGTCCAGTAGCAGGGGAAACGTTTTTCGTTCAGCTGAAATATCTGATGGCTCCTAAGAACAGCCTGTCATCCTGCTTTGCAGGTGTGTTCTTGTACAGTCCTTTGCAGCAACGTTCGTTGTGAGCCATTTTCCCAAGGACCCTGCCATCCGGTGAGAGCAGTGATTCAATCGCCTCGGTGCTGCCATTTGGGTTTGTTTCGATATCCATTGATGGGTTACCTTTGATGTCACAGTATTGGGTACCTATCTGCCCAGCCTTGATGAGCCTTTCCAAATGATCAGGGTCACAGACAAATCTTCCTTCTCCATGGCTGATCGGTGCCATGGTGATTTCACCGATTTCAAACTGGCTGAGCCAAGGACTGGCATTTGTACAGATTCTTGTCCTTACCAATCTTGACTGGTGCCGGCCGATCGTATTGTATGTCAATGTCGGATCATCTGCCTTGATCTCTGTAATCCTGCCGTATGGTACCAAGCCAAGTTTGATCAGTGCCTGGAAGCCATTGCAGATACCGAGTATGAGACCGCCCCTGTCATTGAGCAATCTGTCGATTTCTTCGCTTATATAAGGAGATCGGAGAAAGTTGCTGATGAATTTTCCGCTTCCGTCAGGCTCGTCTCCGCCAGAGAAACCTCCGGGAATGAAAAGGACTTGTGCCTCATGCAGCCTTTTTGCAAACTGTTTGGCACTTTCCATGACTCTCTCAGCACTTTGGTTGTTTATGACGAAAGTTTCTGCTGTCCCTCCGGCTCTTCCAATTGCCTTGCAACTGTCGTACTCACAGTTGGTGCCAGGGAATACCGGCAACAGGAAAACAGGTCTTGCATACGTTTTTCCTTTCAGTGGTTCACGCCTGATGCCTTGGATATGCCTGACTGCAGCGGTCTGTTCCTGGTTAGCCTTTCTTGGATAGACAGGTTCAAGTACGCTGTCCGATACTGCTTCGATTTCACTGAGATCGACACTTTCTGTACCTTGTATCAGCCTGTAGGCTCTGATTGTACGTCCTATGACGGTAAAGCATTCTCCTTCAGGTACGCTGCTATGTTTACATTCGAGGATAATCTGTCCCAATGAGGCAGAGAACAGATTGACGCCTTCCCGGATTTCACAACCTATCCTGTTGCCGAAACTCATCTTGCACAAAGCTTCTGCCAAGCCGTGTCGGCCAAGTGCGAAAGAAGCATAGGCTTTCTTCCCATGGATCAATGCTTCGGCCTTTGAGAGCGAAGATCGCAGGTGTTTCCTATCAGGGGTGAACAGAACAAGGGGCGAACCGACTTTGCTGAAGCAGGACGGTATAACACAGCCGTTTTTTGTCGTACTGACAGCAAATGAAACGAGTGTATTCGGTACGTCCAGTTCGTTGAATGTTCCGCTCATGGAATCCTTGCCTCCGATGGCGGCTATTCCCAAGTCGAGCTGGGCCTGGAGGCTCCCGAGGAGTGCGGCGAAAGGCTTTCCCCAACGTTTGGGCTCTGTATCAGTACGTCCGAAATATTCCTGTAGCGTCAGATACATGTGGTCAAGTCTGCCTCCGCTTGCAATGTTCTTGCAAACCGAGGACACCACTGAAGCATAGGCTCCTTTATAAGGAGTGTGTTCCATCGTCACAGGGTCGAAACCATAGCTCATCACAGTACAGTCAGTTGTCTTTCCTTCAACAGGAAACTGTGCGACCATACTTTGTTCAGGGCTTTTCTGATAGATGCCGCCATAAGGCATGAGCACCGTAGCTGTACCGATGGTTGCATCAAAGCGTTCACTGCAGCCTTGTCGGGAACAGCAGTCAAGCGAGGCAAACAATTGCCTGCACCTTTCATGCAGATCCTTCTGCTGATACTCTTCCGGGTAGCCGGTACTGTCCGCTTCTTCAGGTACTTCTACCGTGCAGGATTTCGCTGCGCCGTTGGTATCAAGGAATGCCCTGTCGATATCGACGATCTTCCTCGTTCTATGATACATGACCAAGGTCGGTCTTTCCGTTACTTTGGCTACGATGGTTGCCTCGATGTTTTCCTGATCTGCCAATTCCATGAAACGTGCAGCATCCTGCGGGGCTACGACCACAGCCATTCGTTCCTGTGATTCACTGATGGCAAGCTCGGTACCGTCAAGACCTGCATACTTTGTCGGAACCTTGTCCAGGTCGATTTCAAGGCCTGGGGCAAGTTCTCCGATGGCGACGCTTACACCTCCGGCTCCGAAATCATTGCATCGTTTGATCATCCGACTGGCTTCCTTGTTCCTGAACAATCTCTGCAACTTTCTTTCTTCTGGAGCATTTCCTTTCTGGACTTCTGAGCCACAGGCAGAAAGGGAAGACGTATCATGGCTTTTTGAGGAACCTGTTGCGCCTCCGCAACCGTCCCTTCCTGTACGTCCGCCGATAAGCAATACGACATCTTCTGCCTGAGGCCTTTCCCTGATGACGTTTTCCTGTGGTACAGCGCCGATGACAGCGCCCAACTCCATGTGCTTTGCCTTGTAACCGTCATGGTAGATTTCATCGACAAGACCGGTTGCAAGACCCACTTGGTTCCCATAGCTGCTGTTGCCTGCTGCTGCTGTACGCGCAAGCTTCCGTTGGGGAAGCTTGCCCTTCATTGTGTCTTCCACCTTTTCCAAGGGGTTGCCGCATCCTGCGATACGCATTGCCTGATAGACGTAGGCCCGGCCTGAAAGTGGATCCCTGATAGCCCCTCCTATGCAGGTTGCAGCTCCGCCGAAAGGTTCAATCTCCGTAGGGTGGTTATGCGTTTCGTTCTTGAACAACAGCAGATACGGAACTGACTCACCATTGACCTTGACTGTTGTCTTGACTGTACATGCATTGATTTCTTCACTTGCATCAAGGCCTCTGACAGTAATGTACCTAGGGCCCGAAGTTGCAATATCCATCAGCGTGACAGGTTTCTTCCTTCCTTTTTTCTGCCGGAGTTCCAAGTAATGTCCATATGTTTCCTTGACATTTGTATCTGCTATCTTTGCTTCCTTGATGACGGTCGAGAATGTCGTATGCCGGCAATGGTCACTCCAGTATGTATCGACGACCCTCAGTTCCGTTTCAGAAGGTTGCCGCCCTTTGTCCTTGAAGTATTGCTGGAACAGTGCCAGGTCTTCCTCATCCATTGCCAGGCCTTTGCTGCTTCCCAATGCCTGCAGACCTTCTTTGTCAAGTTCGTTGAAACCTTCGATGCTTGAAATATCGGGTGGAATTGGGTAATTCACATCAAGGCTGCTGACTTTACCCAGATCAGCTTCCCTCGCTTCAACAGGATTGAGCAGGTAGCTTCTGATCGTAGCCACAGCTTGGCTGCTGAGCTGCCCTTTCAGCAGATAGACGGTGGCACATCGTATTTCCGGACGTTTGCATAGGCCGAGAAGCTGTACACACTGGGCAGCGGAATCGGCTCGTTGGTCAAATTGTCCCGGCAGATATTCAAGGGCAAAAATGGTACCTTTTTCTGTAATCTCGTTATGCAAGGTATCCGTCTGTATCGTACTGAATACAGTCGTAAGGGACTTTGTGAACAGGTCATCACTGATATGGTCAATGTCGTAACGGATGTAGATGACCAAATCCTCCAGATTGATCTGAAGGAATTCACGTATTTCCTTCAACAATGCTGTATCTGTTCCTTTTCGGACGAATATCCTGTGTACCATTTCAGTTTTCTCCCAATTTTTCCAAGGCTTTTTGTCCGATATCCCTTCGGTAATACTTGCCTTCGAATGATATCTTTTCAGCGTCTCCATAGACTTGCTGCAGTGCTTCCTTGAGTGTCAGGGCTGTAGCAGCCAATCCCAGGACTCTGCCGCCATCAGTGTAGCAATGGCCTTCTTCTTTGCAGATTCCTGAGGGAAAAACCACGCTTTTCATTTTTGGAATATTGATTTCCTTATGTTTCTCGAAAGAAATCGGATAGCCATTGTTTGCCAGTACGAGACAAGCGGCTGACCTGTTTGTACTGAAAATGATGGGAACCCTGTCCAGGGTGCCGTTCCTTGTGGCTTCCATGATCGGCAGCAGTTTGCTTTCAAGCAAGGGAAGGATAACCTGGGTCTCGGGGTCCCCGAAACGGCAGTTGTATTCAATGACTTTCGGGCCATCCTTCGTGAGCATAAGACCTACATACAGACACCCCTTGAACGATCTGCCTTCCTTCTGCATGCCTGTAATGGTCGGCAGCAATATCTTTTCCCTGCAGGTCCTTGCGATCTGGGGGGTATAGAACGGATTGGGGGCTATGCAGCCCATGCCACCTGTATTCGGTCCTGTATCACCATCTCCGATGCGCTTGTGATCCATCGAAGTTACCATTTCCTTGATGTGCGTGCCATCGGTAAAGCACAGGAGCGACACTTCGGGGCCTTCCAGCAATTCTTCGATGACGACTGTCTGCCCACTTTGCCCGAATTTGAGGTTTTCCATCATTTCCTTGATGCACATGGTTGCTGCATCTTTGTCCTGGACGATGGAAACACCTTTGCCGAAGGCCAGTCCGTTTGCCTTCAGCACGACAGGATAGCTGCAGGAGGCAAGGAAATCGAGTGCCTGGCCTTCATCGGAGAAAATCTCATATGATGCAGTGGGAATGTCCCAGCGTTTCATGAAATTCTTTGCAAAAGCTTTGGAGCCTTCGAGCATGGCCGCAGTTCCGCTGGGCCCGAAACAAGGTATCCCGACGGCTTCAAGCCTGTCTACAAGTCCCATGACCAAAGGGTTGTCCGGAGTGACGATTGCAAAATCGACTTTATGTGTCCTTGCAAACTTTATGATGGCTTCCAGATCCGTTGCTCCGATCGGTACGTTTGTACAGGTTTCAGACAGCCCTCCGTTGCCGGGCAAGGCATAGATGGTACCTACATCGCCGTCTTTTCTCAGTTTCCATGCAATGGCAGCTTCCCGGCCACCGGAACCGATCAACAGGATATCCTTCATGGTTTTTACCTCCCTCAATGATGAAACAGTCGGACGCCATCAAAGGCCATAGTGATGCCATGTTCGTTACAGGCTTCAATTACCTGGTCATCCCGGGTGGAACCTCCTGGTTGTGCTATATAGCTGACTCCGGTTCTGTATGCTCTGTCTATGTTGTCCCTGAAGGGGAAGAATGCATCACTGCCGAGACTTATGCCTTTTGCTTTTGCAATCCAAGCTTTCTTTTTTTCTGAAGTGAATACTTCCGGTTTCTTTGTAAAGTACTGCTGCCAGATGCCTTCGCTGAAGTAGTCGGTTTCCTTTTCATCGGCAAGATATTGTTCGACCAGATTGTCTTTCTGATTACGGGAAAGTCCCTTGCAGAAAGGCAATGCAAGGCAGTTGTCACTTATGCGCAGAAGCCAATGCTCCGCTTTCTCAGCTGCCAACCGTGTACAATGGATCCTGCTTTGCTGCCCTGCGCCGACGCCGATCGTCTGTCCATGGTAGGCTAGGCAGACAGAATTTGACTGGGTGTATTTCAGGCTGACCAGTGCAACCAGAAGATCCCTTTCTGCATCTTCACCTAGTACCTTGTTTTTCGTGATGATATTGCCGAGGATGCTTTTGTCCAGTCTGCAGGCATCTCTTTCCTGTTCGAACATGATGCCGTAGACACTGCGTATCTCTATGGGATCAGGGACATAAGTTTCATCAATCTGCAGCACCAGGTAGCTGCCGTTCCGTTTTGCCTTCAATATTTCCAAGGCTTCAGGTGAGTAGCCCGGTGCTATGACACCATCGGAAACTTCCCTGTTGATACATCTTGCAGTTTCTTCGTCACAGGTACGGGAAAGTGAGATGAAGTCTCCGAAAGAAGACATCCTGTCTGCTCCCCGTGCCCTGACAAAAGCGGTAGCCAGTGGGGTAAGCTGTTCACTTTTCCTTATGAAGTACATTTTACGTTCTGCTTCGGAAAGCGGGACGGCAACCGCAGCACCGGCGGGGGAAACATGCTTGAAGGAAGTTGCGGCAGGCAAGCCGAGAGCCTGGTCAAGTTCCCGTACCAATTGGTAGCCGTTCAAAGCATCAAGCAAGTTGATGAACCCAGGTTTACCATTATGGACGGTAATAGGCAATTCCTTGTTTCCTTCCATGTAGATCCTGGCATGTTTCTGATGGGGGTTGCATCCATATTTAAGTTCCAGACTATGCATTCCTATCTCCTTTTCTGTTGATCAGATAATCGTCTTCTCCGACAGTTGCTGCATAACAGGAAATTCTGTTGTCTGCATCAAGGCTGTCATAGAGAAGACTGCACAAGGTTTCGGCATCCTGGCAGTGGTTCAGTTCCAGTTTCCTTGGTTCCCCTTGGAATGATGGCAGGGGATCCCCATCATCTTCATAGGTGTGGATGGTGTAACAGGTACCGGGGATAAGGTCTCCATAGGTCCATGAGCTGCGTTCGCATGTTCCGTTTGTCCTGCGCAGGATTGACAGGTAAAGACATCCTTCCTTGAACATGCCGCTGATCCTAGGCGTATAGGCAGGTGCATCATCCTCATATTGTCTGCTTTCCAATGCTTGGCTGAATCCTGTTCCTTCCTGCAGGCCGTCTGCTATGGAATCACTTTGGTCTCCGTTTGTAAAGATTTCCTCAGAGGTGTTCCTGATGATTGCGTTGTAGATGATGAGGTGAGGGTCACTGAGCAGGCTGGGATCATAGGCAACTGTCTTTACGATGTTGCCTGCTTTCCTGAATACCCTGTTCCTGCTGTGTTCGCTTCTGCCCATGATGGCATAGGCGTAGAGCAACTTTCCATCTTCACTTTTACCTGCTACGATCGTCCTGCCTGGATACCGTAGTTTTCCAAAGTATGTCCTAATGTCCATTTTCAAGCTCCTTGCAAAGCATATCTACCGCCGGAGGCAGGATTTTCCACTCTGCTTCTTCCATGACTCGTTTCTGGAGGATTTCAGGAGTGTCTTCCGGTTGCACTTCTACGGCTTTCTGCATAAGTATCTTTCCACCATCAGGAATTTCGTTTACCAGATGTACGGTAGCTCCTGTAAGGGTAACCCCACGTTCCAGCACTGCCTGATGTACTTTCAGTCCGTAGAAGCCTTTCCCGCAGAAACTTGGGATCAATGACGGATGAATATTGATGATACGTCCCTCATGCTTTTTCGTAAAGGCCGGTGACAGTATTTTCAGAAATCCTGCAAGTACGATGACCTCGATTCTGTTTGCTTCCAACAGGTAGTCAAGCTTTTCTTCGAAACCCGGTTTTGAAATGAAATGATGTTCCAAGCCTGCCTTGCTTGCACGTTCAAGGGCAAAGGCATCCTTCCTGTTTGAGACTACCATGGCAAGTTTCCCATAGGAAAAAGGATAATCGATCAGAGCCTGGAGATTTGTTCCGTTTCCACTGACCAGCACAGCAACCGGGATCATAGGATGACCTTTCCGTTTCCATGGACAACGGTACCGATCTGGTAAGCTCCGTCCAGCTGGGCAAGGACAGCTTCTGTGTCCTTGGAAGCTACGGTCAGGCACATGCCGACACCCATGTTGAATGTATTGAACATGTTTTCCTCAGTGATGTTTCCTTTGTCCTGAATCAATTGGAAGATAGCTGGGATCCTGATTTTCTGCATGTCGATGACGGCATCCTGTTCTGGCTTGAGGGAACGTGGAATGTTTTCAAAGAAACCGCCCCCTGTTATATGGGCCACTGATTTTACCAACCCCTTCTCAATGAGCGGCAGTACTTGGCTGACATAGATGCAGGTTGGAGTGAGCAGTGTCTGTGCCAAGGGCTTGTCTAGGACTCCGAATGTCTTGTCCTTGTCCTTTTCCAGGTCAAAGACCTTCCTTACGAGAGAAAAACCGTTTGAGTGGACTCCGCTGGAAGGGAGGGCGACAATGGCATCTCCATCTTCGACCAGTTCCGGCCCGATCATTTTCTTCTTGTCGACTATGCCTACGGCGAATCCTGCGATATCATATTCTCCATTTTGGTAAAAACCAGGCATCTCTGCAGTTTCTCCACCGACAATGGCTGCTTTGGCTGCAAGGCAACCTTGGCTTACTCCCTCTACGATATCGGCTACTTTCTCAGGGATGTTCTTCCCTATGGCTATATAGTCCAGGAAAAAGAGAGGGCGGGCTCCACAGCATATTATGTCATTGACACACATTGCTACGCAGTCGATACCTACTGTGTCGTGTTTGTCAAGGAGAAAGGCAATCTTCAGCTTGGTACCGACTCCGTCCGTTCCTGAAACTAGTACGGGTTGCTCCATTCCTTTTGTATCCAATTGGAATGAACCGCCGAATCCCCCGATCATGGACAGTGCATTCCCTGTCATGGTCTTTCTGACTTTTTCCTTGATCAATTCGACGCTCCGGTAGCCGGCCTTGAGGTCGACTCCGGAATTCTTGTAGCTGAGATTTTCACTCATTTGCTGTTCCTCTGTCATATTTGTCTTTTCGGCCGGTCTTGTCGACCTGCAGTGGATATTTTCCTGTAAAGCAGGCTGTACAGAATCCCTTGCTGGGAATATCTGCAAGTTTGCTGACATTGTCCGTGCTAAGGAAACCTATGGAATCGACATCCAATATCTGTTTCATTTCCTCGTCATTGTATTTGTATGCAAAGAGGTTTTCGCTTGAATCGATGTCAGTACCGAAATAGCAAGGGTACAGAAACTTTGGTGCAGCGGAAAGAAAATGTACTTCTTTTGCACCTTTGCTTCTTAACAGGGAGACCAGCCTTTTGCTGGTAGTACCCCTGACAATGGAATCATCGATGAGGATGACCCGCTTTCCATTGACAACCGAAGTAATGGGATTGAGCTTGATGCTGACAGCCCGTTCCCTGTTGCCTTGTCCTGGTTGGATGAATGTACGACCTATGTACTTGTTTTTGATCAGTCCGATTTCATAGGGAATCCCGCTCTGGCGTGCATAGCCTATGGCAGCATCGATACCGCTGTCAGGAACTCCGATGACCACGTCTGCTTGGATCGGATGTTCAAGGGCCAGGAACCCTCCTGCCCGTATCCGAGCCTTGTGGACACTTATGCCATCCAGCTTTGAGTCCGGACGGGCAAAGTAAATCAATTCAAAGA from Spirochaetia bacterium harbors:
- a CDS encoding phosphoribosylformylglycinamidine synthase → MVHRIFVRKGTDTALLKEIREFLQINLEDLVIYIRYDIDHISDDLFTKSLTTVFSTIQTDTLHNEITEKGTIFALEYLPGQFDQRADSAAQCVQLLGLCKRPEIRCATVYLLKGQLSSQAVATIRSYLLNPVEAREADLGKVSSLDVNYPIPPDISSIEGFNELDKEGLQALGSSKGLAMDEEDLALFQQYFKDKGRQPSETELRVVDTYWSDHCRHTTFSTVIKEAKIADTNVKETYGHYLELRQKKGRKKPVTLMDIATSGPRYITVRGLDASEEINACTVKTTVKVNGESVPYLLLFKNETHNHPTEIEPFGGAATCIGGAIRDPLSGRAYVYQAMRIAGCGNPLEKVEDTMKGKLPQRKLARTAAAGNSSYGNQVGLATGLVDEIYHDGYKAKHMELGAVIGAVPQENVIRERPQAEDVVLLIGGRTGRDGCGGATGSSKSHDTSSLSACGSEVQKGNAPEERKLQRLFRNKEASRMIKRCNDFGAGGVSVAIGELAPGLEIDLDKVPTKYAGLDGTELAISESQERMAVVVAPQDAARFMELADQENIEATIVAKVTERPTLVMYHRTRKIVDIDRAFLDTNGAAKSCTVEVPEEADSTGYPEEYQQKDLHERCRQLFASLDCCSRQGCSERFDATIGTATVLMPYGGIYQKSPEQSMVAQFPVEGKTTDCTVMSYGFDPVTMEHTPYKGAYASVVSSVCKNIASGGRLDHMYLTLQEYFGRTDTEPKRWGKPFAALLGSLQAQLDLGIAAIGGKDSMSGTFNELDVPNTLVSFAVSTTKNGCVIPSCFSKVGSPLVLFTPDRKHLRSSLSKAEALIHGKKAYASFALGRHGLAEALCKMSFGNRIGCEIREGVNLFSASLGQIILECKHSSVPEGECFTVIGRTIRAYRLIQGTESVDLSEIEAVSDSVLEPVYPRKANQEQTAAVRHIQGIRREPLKGKTYARPVFLLPVFPGTNCEYDSCKAIGRAGGTAETFVINNQSAERVMESAKQFAKRLHEAQVLFIPGGFSGGDEPDGSGKFISNFLRSPYISEEIDRLLNDRGGLILGICNGFQALIKLGLVPYGRITEIKADDPTLTYNTIGRHQSRLVRTRICTNASPWLSQFEIGEITMAPISHGEGRFVCDPDHLERLIKAGQIGTQYCDIKGNPSMDIETNPNGSTEAIESLLSPDGRVLGKMAHNERCCKGLYKNTPAKQDDRLFLGAIRYFS
- the purD gene encoding phosphoribosylamine--glycine ligase, with product MKDILLIGSGGREAAIAWKLRKDGDVGTIYALPGNGGLSETCTNVPIGATDLEAIIKFARTHKVDFAIVTPDNPLVMGLVDRLEAVGIPCFGPSGTAAMLEGSKAFAKNFMKRWDIPTASYEIFSDEGQALDFLASCSYPVVLKANGLAFGKGVSIVQDKDAATMCIKEMMENLKFGQSGQTVVIEELLEGPEVSLLCFTDGTHIKEMVTSMDHKRIGDGDTGPNTGGMGCIAPNPFYTPQIARTCREKILLPTITGMQKEGRSFKGCLYVGLMLTKDGPKVIEYNCRFGDPETQVILPLLESKLLPIMEATRNGTLDRVPIIFSTNRSAACLVLANNGYPISFEKHKEINIPKMKSVVFPSGICKEEGHCYTDGGRVLGLAATALTLKEALQQVYGDAEKISFEGKYYRRDIGQKALEKLGEN
- a CDS encoding phosphoribosylaminoimidazolecarboxamide formyltransferase; this translates as MHSLELKYGCNPHQKHARIYMEGNKELPITVHNGKPGFINLLDALNGYQLVRELDQALGLPAATSFKHVSPAGAAVAVPLSEAERKMYFIRKSEQLTPLATAFVRARGADRMSSFGDFISLSRTCDEETARCINREVSDGVIAPGYSPEALEILKAKRNGSYLVLQIDETYVPDPIEIRSVYGIMFEQERDACRLDKSILGNIITKNKVLGEDAERDLLVALVSLKYTQSNSVCLAYHGQTIGVGAGQQSRIHCTRLAAEKAEHWLLRISDNCLALPFCKGLSRNQKDNLVEQYLADEKETDYFSEGIWQQYFTKKPEVFTSEKKKAWIAKAKGISLGSDAFFPFRDNIDRAYRTGVSYIAQPGGSTRDDQVIEACNEHGITMAFDGVRLFHH
- a CDS encoding IMP cyclohydrolase, producing MDIRTYFGKLRYPGRTIVAGKSEDGKLLYAYAIMGRSEHSRNRVFRKAGNIVKTVAYDPSLLSDPHLIIYNAIIRNTSEEIFTNGDQSDSIADGLQEGTGFSQALESRQYEDDAPAYTPRISGMFKEGCLYLSILRRTNGTCERSSWTYGDLIPGTCYTIHTYEDDGDPLPSFQGEPRKLELNHCQDAETLCSLLYDSLDADNRISCYAATVGEDDYLINRKGDRNA
- the purN gene encoding phosphoribosylglycinamide formyltransferase gives rise to the protein MIPVAVLVSGNGTNLQALIDYPFSYGKLAMVVSNRKDAFALERASKAGLEHHFISKPGFEEKLDYLLEANRIEVIVLAGFLKILSPAFTKKHEGRIINIHPSLIPSFCGKGFYGLKVHQAVLERGVTLTGATVHLVNEIPDGGKILMQKAVEVQPEDTPEILQKRVMEEAEWKILPPAVDMLCKELENGH
- the purM gene encoding phosphoribosylformylglycinamidine cyclo-ligase; translation: MSENLSYKNSGVDLKAGYRSVELIKEKVRKTMTGNALSMIGGFGGSFQLDTKGMEQPVLVSGTDGVGTKLKIAFLLDKHDTVGIDCVAMCVNDIICCGARPLFFLDYIAIGKNIPEKVADIVEGVSQGCLAAKAAIVGGETAEMPGFYQNGEYDIAGFAVGIVDKKKMIGPELVEDGDAIVALPSSGVHSNGFSLVRKVFDLEKDKDKTFGVLDKPLAQTLLTPTCIYVSQVLPLIEKGLVKSVAHITGGGFFENIPRSLKPEQDAVIDMQKIRIPAIFQLIQDKGNITEENMFNTFNMGVGMCLTVASKDTEAVLAQLDGAYQIGTVVHGNGKVIL